One genomic segment of Borrelia miyamotoi includes these proteins:
- a CDS encoding acetate kinase, which translates to MKILTLNTGSSSLKFTLYKNKDAQVLASGTIEKIKTRESIIKIKTKNGLLEKTDPSIKSHKKALKQLISILTKKLKIIDTPDEIKAIGHRIVHGGPNFKNSVVLNENVLNKLKMVSKLAPLHNPIAIKVIETITKIFPNAKQVLCFDTSWHKTMNEKAFLYATPYSWYKNHNVRKYGFHGLSYEYITKRVSTILNKNTKDLNLIILHLGNGSSINAVKKGVSYDTSMGLTPLEGLVMGTRSGDIDPAIIPLMSKLLNKTPRKIEEILNKESGMLGISLKSNDLRDIWERVEKNDYNSKLAVEIMAYRIKKYIGSYLAVLDFNVDAVIFTAGIGITDYGIRELALKGFENIGIEIDPQKNSLAREKNVESEISSKKSKTKILIIPTNEELIILENIKNLISK; encoded by the coding sequence ATGAAAATATTAACACTCAATACAGGAAGCTCTTCATTAAAATTTACACTCTATAAAAACAAAGACGCACAAGTCCTAGCATCTGGAACAATTGAAAAAATAAAAACAAGAGAATCAATAATTAAAATTAAAACCAAAAACGGATTACTGGAAAAAACAGATCCAAGTATTAAATCACACAAGAAAGCATTAAAACAACTGATTAGCATATTAACCAAAAAATTAAAAATCATAGACACACCAGATGAAATTAAAGCAATAGGACACAGAATTGTACATGGAGGGCCAAATTTCAAAAATTCAGTAGTACTTAATGAGAATGTCTTAAACAAACTAAAAATGGTCTCTAAGCTTGCACCTCTCCACAATCCAATTGCAATAAAAGTAATAGAAACAATAACTAAAATATTTCCAAACGCTAAACAAGTTTTATGCTTTGACACATCATGGCATAAAACCATGAACGAAAAGGCATTCCTATACGCTACACCATATTCCTGGTACAAAAACCATAACGTTAGAAAATATGGATTTCACGGTTTATCATATGAATACATAACAAAAAGAGTTTCAACAATACTTAACAAAAATACAAAAGATCTAAACTTAATAATATTACATCTAGGCAATGGCTCAAGCATTAATGCAGTCAAAAAAGGAGTATCTTACGATACAAGCATGGGCCTTACCCCTCTTGAAGGACTTGTAATGGGTACAAGAAGTGGTGATATAGATCCTGCAATTATCCCTTTAATGAGCAAACTACTCAACAAAACCCCAAGAAAGATTGAAGAAATCCTTAACAAAGAAAGTGGCATGCTTGGAATATCTCTTAAATCAAACGATCTCAGAGATATTTGGGAAAGAGTAGAAAAAAATGACTATAATTCCAAACTTGCAGTTGAAATAATGGCTTATAGAATAAAAAAATATATCGGATCTTACCTTGCAGTTCTTGATTTCAATGTTGATGCAGTAATTTTCACAGCCGGAATAGGTATTACCGATTATGGAATAAGAGAACTGGCACTAAAAGGCTTTGAGAACATTGGAATAGAAATTGATCCGCAAAAGAATAGTCTAGCAAGAGAAAAAAACGTAGAATCTGAAATCTCAAGTAAAAAAAGCAAGACAAAAATACTTATAATACCAACAAATGAAGAATTAATTATTCTTGAAAATATCAAAAATTTAATTTCAAAATAA